The following are encoded in a window of Sphaerisporangium siamense genomic DNA:
- a CDS encoding ABC transporter permease → MTALAGETAAAPARARRPSFARRNPTLVVSGGLLGLIIVLVVVLPFFLPDPEAIDPVQRLLPPSLDHLMGTDRYGRDLFSRWASAGRVSIGMTLLITVCAVTIGTFIGLVAGYFTRVGRVIMRVVDAWMAFPSIILAIVFGVVIGPGMTSELVAVTIIFTPYTARIIRSRVLGLATRAYVKAARVSGMGPWKTLAVHILPNTLPLAVVQCVLLSAGAMLIDGSLSFLGLGISPPTATWGNMVSDGRVYLQEHPTMVLFPGLAIALFVFLLNIAGASLRTFVDPRAKLLFAQQRRRGRAGGR, encoded by the coding sequence GTGACGGCACTCGCCGGCGAGACGGCCGCGGCGCCCGCGCGGGCGCGGCGGCCGTCGTTCGCGCGCCGCAACCCGACGCTGGTGGTGTCCGGCGGGCTGCTCGGCCTGATCATCGTGCTGGTCGTGGTGCTGCCGTTCTTCCTGCCGGACCCGGAGGCCATCGACCCGGTGCAGCGGTTGCTGCCGCCGTCCCTGGACCATCTGATGGGGACCGACCGGTACGGCCGCGACCTGTTCAGCCGCTGGGCGTCCGCCGGGCGCGTGTCGATCGGGATGACCCTGCTGATCACCGTCTGCGCGGTGACCATCGGCACGTTCATCGGCCTGGTGGCGGGCTACTTCACCCGTGTCGGCCGCGTGATCATGCGGGTGGTGGACGCGTGGATGGCGTTCCCGTCGATCATCCTGGCGATCGTGTTCGGCGTCGTCATCGGCCCGGGCATGACCAGTGAGCTGGTCGCTGTGACGATCATCTTCACCCCGTACACGGCGCGGATCATCCGCAGCCGCGTGCTGGGCCTCGCGACCCGCGCGTACGTCAAGGCGGCGCGGGTCTCGGGGATGGGGCCGTGGAAGACGCTGGCCGTGCACATCCTGCCGAACACGCTGCCGCTGGCGGTGGTGCAGTGCGTGCTGCTGTCGGCGGGGGCGATGCTGATCGACGGGTCGCTGAGCTTTCTCGGTCTCGGCATCTCACCGCCCACGGCGACCTGGGGCAACATGGTCTCGGACGGACGGGTGTACCTTCAGGAACATCCCACGATGGTGCTTTTCCCCGGGTTGGCGATCGCCCTGTTCGTCTTCCTGCTGAACATCGCGGGGGCGAGCCTGCGCACGTTCGTCGACCCACGGGCGAAGCTGCTGTTCGCCCAGCAGCGGCGGCGCGGCCGCGCCGGGGGCCGCTGA
- a CDS encoding dipeptide ABC transporter ATP-binding protein, translated as MSLLEIDRLSVGVLTGDDGVKLVHELSLSLEAGQTLCVVGESGSGKTVTALSIIRLLEFVAPVRTTGQVRLDDVDLVALTPEQMRSFRGRRIGMVFQEALDSLNPTRRIGAQLVEAYHPGGAGHRADLREQARARAYELLGEMGFDDPERIADLYPHQLSGGMQQRVMIAMALISGPDLLLADEPTTALDVTTQAEILRLFRSVQREHQMACVFITHDMGVAAEIADRIAVMYAGRLVEVGPAAEVLRSPRHRYTRALVECVPRIGVRRPDGLPTITGSVPGPAEELPGCRFAPRCRHSVDDCRTDEPPLAAVDGEGQVACWNPGSGPVPLPFPSAAADAPAGVATADAPAGAASPAPAREGGSEPLLVVENVRRTFTARGRRRGALLGFRRREEHAAVDGVSLSIRPGEFFGLVGESGSGKTTLGQLVAALDDPDEGVITVAGRRHTTRGLEGDVRAFRRDVQLIFQDPQSSLDPRHTVGRIIAEPLRELTDLRGPALRRRVEQLLEEVGLPASIIDRIPAQISGGQRQRVAIARAIAPEPKLIVADEPTSALDVSVQGQVMNLLLDLRRERDLAYLFITHNLSLVLSIADRVGVMKNGRLIEVAPPETITAAPGHEYTRTLLAANPGLDPDAAPASASPPGAAGPGEREPSVSRE; from the coding sequence GTGTCACTACTGGAGATCGATCGCCTTTCGGTCGGAGTTCTCACCGGCGACGACGGAGTGAAGCTCGTCCACGAGCTCTCGCTGAGCCTTGAGGCGGGGCAGACGCTGTGCGTGGTCGGGGAGTCCGGCAGCGGCAAGACGGTGACGGCCCTGTCGATCATCCGGTTGCTGGAGTTCGTCGCGCCGGTCCGCACCACCGGCCAGGTCCGGCTCGACGACGTCGACCTCGTGGCGCTGACGCCCGAGCAGATGCGCTCCTTCCGGGGACGCCGCATCGGCATGGTCTTCCAGGAGGCGCTGGACTCGCTCAACCCCACCCGGCGCATCGGCGCCCAGCTCGTCGAGGCGTACCACCCCGGCGGGGCCGGCCATCGCGCCGACCTGCGGGAGCAGGCCCGCGCCCGGGCGTACGAACTGCTGGGCGAGATGGGCTTCGACGACCCCGAGCGGATCGCCGACCTCTACCCGCACCAGCTCTCCGGCGGCATGCAGCAGCGAGTCATGATCGCGATGGCGCTGATCTCCGGGCCCGACCTGCTGCTCGCCGACGAGCCGACCACGGCCCTCGACGTCACCACCCAGGCCGAGATCCTGCGCCTGTTCCGCAGCGTGCAGCGCGAACACCAGATGGCCTGCGTCTTCATCACCCACGACATGGGCGTCGCCGCCGAGATCGCCGACCGGATCGCGGTCATGTACGCCGGGCGGCTGGTCGAGGTCGGCCCGGCGGCGGAGGTGCTGCGCTCCCCGCGGCACCGGTACACCCGCGCGCTGGTCGAGTGCGTGCCGCGGATCGGCGTGCGCCGCCCGGACGGCCTGCCGACGATCACCGGCTCGGTGCCCGGCCCGGCCGAGGAGCTCCCCGGCTGCCGGTTCGCCCCGCGCTGCCGCCACTCGGTCGACGACTGCCGCACGGACGAGCCGCCGCTCGCCGCCGTGGACGGGGAAGGGCAGGTCGCCTGCTGGAACCCCGGAAGCGGACCGGTCCCGCTGCCGTTCCCCTCAGCCGCCGCCGACGCCCCTGCCGGCGTCGCCACCGCCGACGCTCCTGCCGGCGCCGCGAGCCCGGCGCCGGCGCGGGAAGGCGGGTCCGAGCCGCTGCTGGTCGTCGAGAACGTGCGCCGCACGTTCACCGCGCGCGGCCGGCGGCGTGGCGCCCTGCTCGGGTTCCGCCGCCGCGAGGAGCACGCCGCCGTCGACGGCGTCAGCCTGTCGATCAGGCCGGGCGAGTTCTTCGGGCTGGTCGGCGAGTCCGGCAGCGGCAAGACCACGCTCGGGCAGCTCGTCGCCGCGCTCGACGACCCCGACGAGGGCGTCATCACCGTCGCGGGCCGCCGGCACACCACGCGCGGCCTGGAGGGCGACGTGCGCGCGTTCCGCCGCGACGTCCAGCTCATCTTCCAGGACCCGCAGAGCTCGCTCGACCCCAGGCACACCGTGGGCCGGATCATCGCCGAGCCGCTGCGCGAGCTGACCGACCTGCGCGGGCCCGCGCTGCGGCGGCGCGTGGAGCAGTTGCTGGAGGAGGTCGGGCTGCCCGCCTCGATCATCGACAGGATCCCGGCGCAGATCTCCGGCGGGCAGCGGCAGCGCGTCGCCATCGCCCGCGCGATCGCCCCGGAGCCGAAGCTGATCGTCGCCGACGAGCCGACCTCGGCGCTGGACGTCTCGGTTCAGGGGCAGGTGATGAACCTGCTGCTGGACCTGCGCCGCGAACGCGACCTCGCCTACCTGTTCATCACCCACAACCTGAGCCTGGTCCTGTCGATCGCCGACCGCGTCGGCGTCATGAAGAACGGCAGGCTCATCGAGGTCGCGCCGCCCGAGACCATCACCGCGGCCCCGGGGCACGAGTACACGCGCACCCTGCTGGCCGCCAACCCCGGACTCGACCCGGACGCCGCGCCCGCGTCCGCCTCCCCGCCGGGCGCCGCCGGGCCGGGGGAGCGGGAGCCGTCCGTTTCGCGTGAGTGA
- a CDS encoding aldo/keto reductase has translation MASDTPKVFTRPLGGDGFRVPALTVGSWHTWDRTPFEETVDVIRTAADAGAAYFDVGVYRADLGDVGSHTDVIFGRAVQAAGVARDDYVLQVKSWVERSGTADDIVAQFDRAVFRVGTDHAEIVVFGDLVGEHVPYEVIAEGAAALVESGRVRHWAVNNWSVTEIRAVAAAAERTGLVPPAFAQLKYNVVRRSIAEGEPFRGVIADLGLKVQASDALEGGFLLGNPRRRPTGNDPGGIHGLVEEARPRLRALAEELGGTLAQLALAYVLTNEDLCSVLIGARTTEQITDDLGAFDLLARAGADRLRESLAPYWLDKGRVDPESSWSSVPDDDPAKYALILPDA, from the coding sequence ATGGCATCCGACACGCCCAAGGTGTTCACCCGCCCGCTCGGGGGCGACGGCTTCCGGGTCCCCGCGCTCACCGTGGGGTCCTGGCACACGTGGGACCGCACGCCGTTCGAGGAGACCGTCGACGTCATCAGGACCGCGGCGGACGCCGGGGCGGCCTACTTCGACGTCGGCGTCTACCGCGCCGATCTCGGCGACGTCGGCTCGCACACCGACGTCATCTTCGGCAGGGCCGTCCAGGCCGCCGGGGTCGCGCGGGACGACTACGTCCTGCAGGTGAAGAGCTGGGTGGAGCGCAGCGGCACCGCGGACGACATCGTCGCGCAGTTCGACCGGGCCGTGTTCCGCGTCGGCACCGACCACGCGGAGATCGTGGTCTTCGGCGACCTGGTGGGCGAGCACGTGCCGTACGAGGTGATCGCCGAGGGTGCGGCGGCGCTCGTGGAGAGCGGCCGGGTGCGCCACTGGGCCGTGAACAACTGGTCGGTCACCGAGATCAGGGCGGTCGCGGCGGCGGCGGAGCGGACCGGTCTGGTCCCGCCGGCGTTCGCGCAGCTCAAGTACAACGTGGTGCGCCGCTCGATCGCCGAGGGGGAGCCGTTCCGCGGTGTCATCGCCGACCTCGGGCTGAAGGTTCAGGCGTCCGACGCGCTGGAGGGCGGCTTCCTGCTCGGCAACCCCCGGCGGCGTCCCACGGGCAACGACCCGGGCGGCATCCACGGCCTCGTCGAGGAGGCCAGGCCGCGGCTGCGGGCGCTGGCAGAGGAGCTGGGGGGCACGCTGGCGCAGCTCGCCCTGGCGTACGTGCTCACCAACGAGGACCTGTGCTCGGTCCTCATCGGCGCGCGCACCACCGAGCAGATCACCGACGATCTCGGCGCGTTCGACCTGCTGGCGCGGGCCGGCGCGGACCGGCTGCGCGAGTCGCTGGCCCCGTACTGGCTCGACAAGGGCAGAGTGGACCCGGAGAGTTCCTGGTCGTCCGTGCCGGACGACGACCCGGCGAAGTACGCGCTCATCCTGCCGGACGCGTAG
- a CDS encoding ABC transporter permease, with product MLLVVLRRLRDLVVVLAVVGTFLFFLLRSIPGDPAQVLLGLKATPDQLARLHEELGLTGPLYEQYFHWVGNVLTGDFGTSIKYQAPVLDMIAGHIAPTLTLAIASTVISFLLTVLVISWVTVSPHSWVARGVNRVAQFGLALPEFWLALLAVYAFALALGWFPTSGYTPLFTDPVTSVPQLVLPVAVLVVGQTAFFTITMEESVLGELTQLYLRTARAKGVTERRIALRHVLPNSMLPVLTAVGLNFASLIGGVVVIESIFVIPGLGTMLLGAVYARDFPLIQGGVMFIAFLFVVVNLLVDLAYSLVDPKVRVS from the coding sequence ATGCTGCTCGTCGTCCTACGCCGGCTCCGCGACCTGGTCGTCGTGCTGGCCGTCGTCGGCACGTTCCTGTTCTTCCTGCTGCGGTCGATCCCCGGCGACCCGGCCCAGGTTCTGCTGGGACTGAAGGCCACGCCGGACCAGCTCGCCCGGCTGCACGAGGAACTGGGCCTGACCGGGCCGTTGTATGAGCAGTATTTCCACTGGGTCGGCAACGTGCTGACCGGCGACTTCGGCACGTCCATCAAGTATCAGGCGCCGGTGCTCGACATGATCGCCGGCCACATCGCACCGACGCTCACCCTCGCGATCGCCAGCACGGTCATCAGCTTCCTGCTGACCGTGCTGGTCATCAGCTGGGTCACCGTGTCGCCGCACAGCTGGGTGGCACGGGGCGTCAACCGGGTCGCGCAGTTCGGCCTCGCGCTGCCGGAGTTCTGGCTCGCGCTCCTGGCCGTCTACGCGTTCGCGCTGGCGCTCGGCTGGTTCCCCACCAGCGGCTACACCCCGCTGTTCACCGACCCGGTGACCTCGGTCCCGCAGCTCGTGCTGCCGGTCGCGGTGCTCGTGGTGGGGCAGACGGCGTTCTTCACCATCACCATGGAGGAGAGCGTGCTCGGCGAGCTGACCCAGCTCTACCTGCGCACCGCGCGGGCCAAGGGGGTCACCGAGCGGCGCATCGCGCTGCGGCACGTGCTGCCGAACTCGATGCTGCCGGTGCTGACCGCCGTCGGGCTGAACTTCGCCTCGCTGATCGGCGGGGTGGTCGTCATCGAGAGCATCTTCGTCATCCCCGGGCTCGGCACGATGCTGCTCGGGGCCGTGTACGCGCGTGACTTCCCGCTCATCCAGGGCGGGGTCATGTTCATCGCGTTCCTCTTCGTGGTGGTGAACCTGCTGGTGGACCTCGCCTACTCCCTGGTCGACCCCAAGGTGCGTGTCTCGTGA
- a CDS encoding class I SAM-dependent methyltransferase, with protein MSPTRTTPVPDPSPIVSVATGFMAAKQLFAAGEVGLFAALADGPLTAAELAGRAGIPERSARILADAMTGLGLLAFEDGRYRNEAAADAYLAGGKDTLDLRAFLAFWDAISYPHWRSYTNSVRAAAPSPFDPALSVSPELFHNGVGAYNALHALMLAEHYDFGAHTRIADLAGLSVEFVVQAAARNPRLRATFVTPEATDPDSVDERYRDRVELRTADPRTEPVEGTYDLVLLEHVAHRFDADGNRAFLRRAREIVEPGGRLLLVDFFLDASDGRGIDPLLAGEYLVVDGTVVYPEDVARGWLAETGWRWLETRPLPGSPRVLIAEAI; from the coding sequence ATGTCCCCCACCAGGACGACGCCCGTCCCTGATCCGAGCCCCATCGTCTCCGTCGCCACCGGCTTCATGGCGGCCAAACAGCTCTTCGCCGCCGGAGAGGTCGGCCTCTTCGCCGCCCTGGCCGACGGCCCGCTGACCGCGGCCGAGCTCGCCGGCCGCGCCGGGATACCGGAGCGGTCCGCCCGGATCCTCGCCGACGCCATGACCGGCCTCGGCCTGCTCGCCTTCGAGGACGGCCGGTACCGGAACGAGGCCGCGGCCGACGCCTACCTGGCGGGCGGGAAGGACACCCTGGACCTGCGGGCCTTCCTGGCGTTCTGGGACGCCATCAGCTACCCGCACTGGCGCTCCTACACGAACTCCGTGCGCGCCGCGGCCCCCTCGCCGTTCGACCCGGCCCTCTCCGTGAGCCCGGAGCTGTTCCACAACGGGGTGGGCGCCTACAACGCGCTGCACGCGCTCATGCTGGCCGAGCACTACGATTTCGGCGCGCACACGCGGATCGCCGACCTCGCCGGGCTGTCGGTGGAGTTCGTGGTCCAGGCGGCGGCCCGCAACCCGCGGCTGCGCGCGACGTTCGTGACACCGGAGGCCACGGATCCGGACAGCGTGGACGAGCGCTACCGCGACCGGGTCGAGCTGCGCACCGCCGACCCGCGCACCGAGCCGGTCGAGGGCACCTACGACCTGGTGCTGCTGGAGCACGTCGCCCACCGCTTCGACGCCGACGGCAACCGCGCCTTCCTGCGCCGCGCCCGCGAGATCGTCGAGCCCGGCGGCAGGCTCCTGCTCGTCGACTTCTTCCTCGACGCCTCCGACGGCCGCGGCATCGATCCGCTGCTGGCCGGCGAGTACCTGGTCGTGGACGGAACGGTCGTCTACCCCGAGGACGTGGCGCGCGGCTGGCTGGCCGAGACCGGCTGGCGATGGCTGGAGACGCGCCCGCTCCCGGGCAGCCCGCGCGTCCTGATCGCGGAAGCGATCTGA
- a CDS encoding alpha/beta hydrolase, whose protein sequence is MTTRVPYDPELVGGLEMFRQALEFEPLVPETILSYRARFAAGQPPIEDMIGDRPITAEDRVVPGPPGEPDITVTIVRPENPRPDAPGMYAIHGGGMILGSRFGALGSVLDWVAEHGVVGVSAEYRLAPEHPDPAPVEDCYAGLVWMAKNAAELGVDPERILVTGASAGGGLSAGVALLARDRGGPALAGQALITPMLDDRNDTVSSRQYDGVGIWDRSFNYTGWNALLGADRRGGPDVSPYASPARATDLSGLAPAFIEVGAAEVFRDEAVEYASRIWAAGGQAELHVWAGGFHGFNGIVPEAQVSRAANAAQAAWIRRTLRLS, encoded by the coding sequence ATGACGACGCGAGTTCCCTATGACCCCGAGCTGGTGGGCGGGCTGGAGATGTTCCGGCAGGCGCTGGAGTTCGAGCCGCTGGTCCCGGAGACGATCCTGTCCTACCGGGCGCGCTTCGCGGCCGGGCAGCCTCCCATCGAGGACATGATCGGAGACCGCCCGATCACCGCCGAGGACCGTGTCGTCCCCGGCCCACCGGGCGAGCCGGACATCACCGTCACCATCGTGCGCCCCGAGAACCCGCGACCTGACGCACCAGGAATGTACGCCATCCACGGCGGCGGCATGATCCTCGGCAGCCGCTTCGGCGCGCTCGGGTCCGTCCTGGACTGGGTCGCCGAGCACGGCGTCGTCGGGGTCTCCGCCGAATACCGGCTCGCCCCCGAACACCCCGACCCTGCGCCCGTCGAGGACTGCTACGCCGGGCTCGTCTGGATGGCCAAGAACGCGGCCGAGCTGGGCGTCGACCCCGAGCGCATCCTGGTCACGGGGGCGAGCGCGGGCGGCGGCCTCAGCGCCGGCGTCGCCCTGCTCGCCCGGGACCGCGGCGGCCCCGCGCTGGCCGGGCAGGCCCTGATCACCCCCATGCTGGACGACCGCAACGACACGGTCTCCAGCCGGCAGTACGACGGGGTCGGCATCTGGGACCGCAGCTTCAACTACACGGGCTGGAACGCGCTGCTCGGCGCCGACCGGCGCGGCGGCCCCGACGTGTCCCCGTACGCCTCCCCGGCGCGGGCCACGGACCTGTCCGGGCTGGCGCCCGCGTTCATCGAGGTCGGCGCGGCCGAGGTGTTCCGCGACGAGGCGGTGGAGTACGCCTCCAGGATCTGGGCCGCCGGGGGCCAGGCCGAGCTGCACGTCTGGGCCGGCGGCTTCCACGGCTTCAACGGCATCGTGCCCGAGGCGCAGGTGTCGCGGGCCGCCAACGCCGCCCAGGCGGCCTGGATCCGCCGCACCCTGCGGCTGAGCTGA
- a CDS encoding ABC transporter substrate-binding protein yields the protein MNLHLSRHPKAVVAAALLSLVLSACASRANGPAQSTAGADAGAPVKGGDITVRLAQDPGSLDSVVNGNVGTTYVAHEVFEQLVTVDANYQPQPVLAESYKKGDDGLSYTFVLRKGLQFSDGTPLNASDAAASLNYWVKDGSYAASLKPVLKEITAPDDTTVLVKLKSPFDLVALMAASHGSFIRRAADIDAKGPTGIPNDKAIGTGPYKVKSWTQGEQIVLERNDKYKPPTGTSSGYAGAKRAFLDTITYKVVADQDAVLNGLKTGILDVAEPSNPQYDQIKQDPDLKVAVEGGGTIQFVSLNHNSGSIFSKAEARDALNLVTDKKAIMASQGVPDLVSPSNGAFATSTNKAMYSEAGKAKWDQHDPEKAKQLFAQAGLQPGQTVRMITTDEFPQFKDALIVIQNDLKKIGIKSSIESYDFATLIGKKNNEPNGWDVLALMDDANPPVPAYTDNVKNLDNSGYPRDKLDPLLDAYNRAKTPEEQRTAIDTIQKFTSDNLPTITLYAAKGYVAYNPKVQGYDGWGMEFTDVWLRK from the coding sequence ATGAACCTCCACCTGTCCCGCCATCCGAAGGCCGTCGTCGCCGCCGCGTTGCTGAGTTTAGTTCTGTCGGCGTGTGCCTCCCGCGCGAACGGGCCGGCCCAGAGCACCGCCGGCGCGGACGCCGGCGCCCCTGTCAAGGGGGGCGACATCACCGTGCGCCTGGCGCAGGATCCGGGCTCGCTGGACTCGGTGGTGAACGGCAACGTGGGCACCACCTACGTCGCCCACGAGGTCTTCGAGCAACTGGTGACCGTCGACGCGAACTACCAGCCGCAGCCGGTGCTCGCCGAGTCCTACAAGAAGGGCGACGACGGGCTCAGCTACACGTTCGTGCTGCGCAAGGGCCTGCAGTTCTCCGACGGGACCCCGCTGAATGCCTCCGACGCGGCGGCCTCGCTGAACTACTGGGTGAAGGACGGCAGCTACGCGGCGTCGCTGAAGCCGGTGCTGAAGGAGATCACCGCTCCGGACGACACGACCGTCCTCGTCAAGCTCAAGTCGCCGTTCGACCTGGTGGCGCTGATGGCCGCGAGCCATGGCTCGTTCATCCGCCGCGCCGCGGACATCGACGCCAAGGGGCCCACCGGCATCCCCAACGACAAGGCGATCGGCACCGGCCCGTACAAGGTCAAGTCCTGGACGCAGGGCGAGCAGATCGTGCTGGAACGCAACGACAAGTACAAGCCGCCGACGGGCACCTCCAGCGGGTACGCGGGCGCCAAGCGCGCGTTCCTGGACACGATCACCTACAAGGTCGTCGCGGACCAGGACGCCGTGCTGAACGGGCTGAAGACCGGCATCCTGGACGTCGCGGAGCCGTCCAACCCGCAGTACGACCAGATCAAGCAGGACCCGGACCTGAAGGTCGCGGTCGAGGGCGGTGGCACGATCCAGTTCGTGTCGCTCAACCACAACTCCGGCTCGATCTTCTCCAAGGCGGAGGCGCGTGACGCCCTGAACCTGGTCACCGACAAGAAGGCGATCATGGCGTCGCAGGGGGTTCCCGACCTGGTGTCGCCGAGCAACGGCGCGTTCGCCACGTCGACCAACAAGGCGATGTACTCCGAGGCGGGCAAGGCCAAGTGGGACCAGCACGACCCGGAGAAGGCGAAGCAGCTGTTCGCCCAGGCCGGCCTGCAGCCGGGCCAGACCGTCCGCATGATCACGACCGATGAGTTCCCGCAGTTCAAGGACGCGCTCATCGTCATCCAGAACGACCTCAAGAAGATCGGCATCAAGTCGAGCATCGAGAGCTACGACTTCGCGACCTTGATCGGCAAGAAGAACAACGAGCCCAACGGATGGGACGTTCTTGCCCTGATGGACGATGCCAACCCACCGGTGCCCGCGTACACCGATAACGTGAAAAACCTGGACAATTCCGGATATCCTCGCGACAAGCTCGACCCGCTGCTGGACGCCTACAACCGGGCGAAGACGCCGGAGGAGCAGCGGACGGCGATCGACACGATCCAGAAGTTCACCTCCGACAACCTGCCGACCATCACGCTGTACGCCGCGAAGGGCTACGTCGCGTACAACCCGAAGGTGCAGGGTTACGACGGTTGGGGGATGGAGTTCACCGATGTCTGGCTGAGGAAGTAG
- a CDS encoding DUF2218 domain-containing protein, whose protein sequence is MTRTTSTATVETDRPSRYGKQLVNHLGRHEGGEWSEESNSGWIVLGAGRTEVTCAEGALELRLDGDADGMAGLEDVVGRHLVRFGAKDELVVRWVRADGTPGTEQGAAPTA, encoded by the coding sequence GTGACACGCACGACGAGCACGGCCACGGTCGAGACCGACCGTCCGAGCCGGTACGGCAAGCAACTGGTGAACCACCTGGGCCGCCACGAGGGCGGGGAGTGGTCGGAGGAGTCGAACTCGGGATGGATCGTGCTCGGCGCGGGCCGCACCGAGGTGACATGCGCCGAGGGGGCCCTTGAGCTGCGGCTGGACGGCGACGCCGACGGGATGGCCGGGCTGGAGGACGTCGTGGGACGGCATCTGGTCCGCTTCGGCGCCAAGGACGAGCTCGTCGTCCGCTGGGTCCGCGCCGACGGCACCCCCGGCACCGAGCAGGGCGCGGCGCCGACCGCCTGA
- a CDS encoding peptide ABC transporter substrate-binding protein translates to MLIASAALLMIVATACSTSNSNGGGGGAAKAPGAKAGVVKYALPPGSPPNWIWPFPDPAHLTPVNLPFQELMFRPLYWFGKDGKTVINPDKSIAELPQYSADRKTVTIKLKPYNWSDGTPLSAQNVLFWINMAKSQKSKLGIYVPGYIPDNIAAAKATDEKTVVLTLDKAYNTDWYTFAQLSQIFPFPEAWNVTGPGKKGTCSTSEDGCPPVYDHLLAQAKDLPSYATNPLWQVVNGPWRLKSFDTTGNVTLVPNDKYSGPDKPKIKQFVYVPFTSDSAEYNVLRAGQTLDVGYIPANALPGDKPEGGDPLQPGSNPIKNSYDMVPGFPGYGISFLVLNYNNPTLGPVFKQQYFRQALASTVDQKALLKAIYKGYGVETTGPVPLYPDSKWVPDAQKNYAYPFDIEAAKKYLSDNGWTVVPGGASTCAKPGTGAGECGEGVKQGQKLSFEFLYFAGQVSQDTYAQALKSNAGKAGIDISLHPMPGNVLSGTVVPCSGPSCTWAMSAGGWYYVYYPGGEMIFGSGAGANFGSFGDPELDKLIKATHEETGDQAMLDYAAAASKKLPGIWTPFGAGVTAYAKGLKGYLPSNPYSFLSPEDWYFE, encoded by the coding sequence ATGCTCATCGCGTCGGCCGCACTCCTGATGATAGTCGCGACCGCGTGCAGCACCTCTAATTCGAATGGCGGCGGCGGCGGTGCCGCGAAGGCGCCCGGCGCAAAGGCGGGAGTCGTCAAGTACGCCCTGCCGCCCGGCTCCCCGCCGAACTGGATCTGGCCGTTCCCCGACCCGGCGCACCTGACGCCGGTGAACCTGCCGTTCCAGGAACTGATGTTCCGGCCGCTGTACTGGTTCGGCAAGGACGGCAAGACGGTCATCAACCCCGACAAGAGCATCGCCGAGCTGCCGCAGTACAGCGCGGACCGCAAGACCGTGACGATCAAGCTCAAGCCGTACAACTGGTCGGACGGCACGCCGCTCAGCGCGCAGAACGTCCTCTTCTGGATCAACATGGCCAAGTCCCAGAAGAGCAAGCTCGGCATCTACGTGCCCGGCTACATCCCCGACAACATCGCCGCGGCCAAGGCCACCGACGAGAAGACCGTCGTGCTCACGCTGGACAAGGCGTACAACACCGACTGGTACACCTTCGCCCAGCTCAGCCAGATCTTCCCGTTCCCCGAGGCGTGGAACGTCACCGGCCCCGGGAAGAAGGGCACGTGCTCGACCTCCGAGGACGGCTGCCCGCCGGTGTACGACCACCTGCTGGCGCAGGCGAAGGACCTGCCGTCGTACGCCACCAACCCGCTGTGGCAGGTGGTGAACGGGCCCTGGCGGCTGAAGAGCTTCGACACCACGGGCAACGTGACGCTGGTGCCGAACGACAAGTACTCCGGCCCGGACAAGCCGAAGATCAAGCAGTTCGTCTACGTGCCGTTCACCAGCGACTCGGCCGAGTACAACGTGCTGCGCGCCGGGCAGACCCTCGACGTGGGCTACATCCCGGCCAACGCGCTGCCGGGCGACAAGCCCGAAGGGGGCGACCCGCTGCAGCCGGGGTCCAACCCGATCAAGAACTCCTACGACATGGTCCCGGGCTTCCCCGGGTACGGCATCAGCTTCCTGGTGCTCAACTACAACAACCCGACGCTCGGCCCCGTCTTCAAGCAGCAGTACTTCCGCCAGGCCCTCGCCTCCACCGTCGACCAGAAGGCGCTGCTGAAGGCCATCTACAAGGGCTACGGCGTGGAGACGACCGGGCCGGTGCCCCTGTACCCGGACAGCAAGTGGGTGCCGGACGCGCAGAAGAACTACGCCTACCCGTTCGACATCGAGGCGGCGAAGAAGTACCTGTCCGACAACGGCTGGACCGTGGTCCCCGGCGGCGCCTCGACCTGCGCGAAGCCCGGCACCGGGGCGGGCGAGTGCGGTGAGGGCGTCAAGCAGGGGCAGAAGCTGAGCTTCGAGTTCCTGTACTTCGCCGGCCAGGTGTCGCAGGACACCTACGCCCAGGCGCTGAAGTCGAACGCCGGCAAGGCCGGGATCGACATCTCGCTGCACCCCATGCCCGGCAACGTCCTCTCGGGCACGGTCGTGCCCTGCTCGGGACCCTCGTGCACATGGGCGATGTCTGCGGGCGGCTGGTACTACGTGTACTACCCCGGCGGCGAGATGATCTTCGGGAGCGGAGCCGGCGCGAACTTCGGCAGCTTCGGCGACCCCGAGCTCGACAAGCTGATCAAGGCCACCCACGAGGAGACCGGCGACCAGGCCATGCTCGACTACGCGGCCGCCGCCTCCAAGAAGCTGCCCGGCATCTGGACGCCGTTCGGCGCGGGCGTGACCGCCTACGCCAAGGGCCTGAAGGGGTACCTGCCGTCCAACCCGTACAGCTTCCTCAGCCCCGAGGACTGGTACTTCGAGTGA